The Terracoccus luteus genome includes a region encoding these proteins:
- a CDS encoding LacI family DNA-binding transcriptional regulator encodes MTDGAVAELAGAARPTLEEVARVAGVSRATVSRVINGSPRVSPDVLSVVERAIAELNYVPNRAARSLAARSTMSIALVVPEDAHRFFGDPYFADVVQGISERLDDSDYVLNLQLTHPSSPSEKTRRYLLGGNVDGALVVSHHSGDHFLASLGRSLPVVFGGRPLGEVANPGDYYIDVGNRAGALRGVEHLVTRGRRHIATITGPDDMPASVDRERGWRDALEAAGLEATRLERGDFTEAGGIRAALALVDRHPDLDAIFVASDLMASGALLALEERGLRVPEDVAVVGFDDSRYATRGRIGLTTVAQPAQEMGIVMADTLLRLLAGERPPHVTTLGTRLVERDSA; translated from the coding sequence ATGACCGACGGCGCGGTGGCCGAGCTCGCCGGCGCGGCGCGACCCACCCTCGAGGAGGTCGCGCGGGTCGCCGGCGTGTCCCGGGCCACCGTGTCGCGCGTCATCAACGGCTCCCCTCGGGTCAGCCCCGACGTGCTCTCGGTCGTCGAACGGGCCATCGCCGAGCTCAACTACGTGCCCAACCGGGCGGCGCGGTCGCTCGCGGCACGGTCGACGATGTCGATCGCGCTCGTCGTGCCGGAGGACGCGCACCGGTTCTTCGGCGACCCGTACTTCGCCGACGTCGTGCAGGGGATCAGCGAGCGGCTCGACGACAGCGACTACGTGCTCAACCTGCAGCTGACGCACCCGAGCTCACCGTCGGAGAAGACGCGCCGGTACCTGCTCGGCGGCAACGTCGACGGGGCGCTCGTCGTGTCGCACCACTCGGGTGACCACTTCCTCGCCTCGCTCGGTCGGTCGCTGCCGGTCGTGTTCGGCGGCCGGCCGCTCGGCGAGGTCGCCAACCCGGGCGACTACTACATCGACGTCGGCAACCGCGCCGGCGCGCTGCGCGGGGTCGAGCACCTCGTTACCCGCGGCCGGCGCCACATCGCGACCATCACCGGGCCCGACGACATGCCCGCCTCCGTCGACCGCGAACGCGGCTGGCGCGACGCCCTGGAGGCGGCGGGGCTCGAGGCGACCCGGCTCGAGCGCGGCGACTTCACCGAGGCGGGCGGCATCCGGGCGGCGCTGGCCCTCGTCGACCGCCACCCCGACCTCGACGCGATCTTCGTCGCCAGCGACCTCATGGCGAGCGGTGCCCTGCTCGCCCTCGAGGAGCGCGGGCTGCGCGTGCCCGAGGACGTCGCCGTCGTCGGGTTCGACGACAGCCGGTACGCGACCCGGGGCCGCATCGGGCTGACGACCGTCGCGCAGCCGGCGCAGGAGATGGGCATCGTCATGGCCGACACTCTGCTGCGGCTGCTCGCCGGCGAGAGGCCGCCGCACGTGACGACCCTCGGGACCCGGCTCGTCGAGCGCGACTCGGCCTGA
- a CDS encoding carbohydrate ABC transporter permease, with protein sequence MSATPVLPVRSAPTSDAGGPAPRRLTRRVARRAQASPMAYAFLVVVLLASIFPLWWSFVIGSKDATAINSGSVSLIPGGNFLANARTVVDSLPFWKAMVNSVIVSTVVALAVVLLSTLAGFAFAKLRFRGKEGMLVFVIATMAVPTQLGIVPLFIVMSKLGWIGSLGAVIVPSLVNAFGVFWMTQYLKEALPDELIEAARVDGATVFRTFWNVALPAARPGAAMLGLFTFIATWTNFFWPFIVLDPGNPTLPVALQQLQAEYYVDYSLVLAGVVLAALPLIVVFAVAGRQLVSGIMQGAVKG encoded by the coding sequence ATGAGCGCCACCCCCGTGCTGCCCGTGCGCAGCGCCCCGACCTCGGATGCCGGTGGGCCCGCCCCGCGCCGCCTCACGCGTCGCGTCGCGCGCCGCGCCCAGGCCAGCCCGATGGCCTACGCCTTCCTCGTCGTCGTGCTGCTGGCGTCGATCTTCCCGCTGTGGTGGTCGTTCGTCATCGGCAGCAAGGACGCCACCGCCATCAACAGCGGGTCCGTCTCGCTCATCCCCGGCGGCAACTTCCTCGCCAACGCCCGCACCGTCGTCGACTCGCTGCCGTTCTGGAAGGCGATGGTCAACAGTGTCATCGTCTCGACCGTCGTCGCGCTCGCCGTCGTGCTGCTCTCGACCCTGGCCGGCTTCGCCTTCGCCAAGCTGCGCTTCCGCGGCAAGGAGGGGATGCTCGTCTTCGTCATCGCGACGATGGCCGTGCCGACCCAGCTCGGGATCGTGCCGCTGTTCATCGTCATGAGCAAGCTCGGCTGGATCGGCAGCCTGGGCGCCGTCATCGTCCCGTCGCTCGTCAACGCCTTCGGTGTGTTCTGGATGACGCAGTACCTCAAGGAGGCGCTGCCCGACGAGCTCATCGAGGCCGCCCGCGTCGACGGGGCCACGGTGTTCCGCACCTTCTGGAACGTCGCGCTGCCGGCCGCCCGACCCGGGGCCGCCATGCTCGGCCTCTTCACCTTCATCGCGACGTGGACCAACTTCTTCTGGCCCTTCATCGTGCTCGACCCCGGCAACCCCACCCTGCCGGTCGCGCTGCAGCAGCTTCAGGCCGAGTACTACGTCGACTACTCGCTCGTGCTCGCCGGGGTCGTGCTCGCCGCGCTCCCCCTCATCGTCGTGTTCGCCGTCGCCGGTCGCCAGCTCGTGTCCGGCATCATGCAAGGAGCGGTCAAGGGATGA
- a CDS encoding GH1 family beta-glucosidase has product MTSNLTDTRTGRSSGSGRTDGGLAVAAVAAAPTGLDLTGLTSATDAGAPGGRAFPPGFVLGAATAAYQIEGAARVDGRTPSIWDTFSHTPGAVVDGDTGDVACDHHARFEQDVELMARLGLQSYRFSTSWGRVCPDGGPVNARGLDFYDRLVDSLVEHDVAPWLTLYHWDLPQALEDRGGWTSRETAERFVEYALAVHDRLGDRVSTWTTLNEPWCSAFLGYTAGVHAPGRTSPADGLAAAHHLLLGHGLAVRALRERDPSLSLGLTLNFTVADPVDPTDPRDLDAVRRVDGQMNRIFAEPVLLGRYPADVLDDVRGLGLERHILDGDLEVISTPIDVLGVNYYNGEAVGHTEPEVLVDGQADPGRPTRSPFPAAEAAYRHPRGLPVTAMDWEIQPDGLTRLLTRLHTDYVADYARGCGRGRAVRMSVTENGAAFDDEADATGFVDDTRRVAYLRAHLGAVLDAVDAGVPVHGFFYWSLLDNFEWAWGYAKRFGIVRVDYETQVRTPKASALDYARIIATRRLPAGDEQP; this is encoded by the coding sequence ATGACCTCCAACCTCACCGACACCCGCACGGGTCGCTCGAGCGGCTCGGGTCGCACGGACGGCGGGCTCGCCGTCGCCGCCGTCGCCGCCGCCCCCACCGGTCTCGACCTCACCGGCCTGACGTCCGCGACGGATGCCGGTGCGCCCGGTGGGCGCGCCTTCCCGCCCGGGTTCGTGCTCGGGGCCGCCACCGCCGCGTACCAGATCGAGGGCGCCGCGCGGGTCGACGGACGGACGCCGTCGATCTGGGACACCTTCTCGCACACGCCGGGGGCCGTCGTCGACGGCGACACCGGGGACGTGGCCTGCGACCACCACGCGCGGTTCGAGCAGGACGTCGAGCTCATGGCGCGCCTCGGCCTGCAGTCGTACCGCTTCTCGACCTCGTGGGGCCGGGTCTGCCCCGACGGCGGCCCGGTCAACGCCCGCGGCCTCGACTTCTACGACCGCCTCGTCGACTCGCTCGTCGAGCACGACGTCGCGCCGTGGCTGACGCTCTACCACTGGGACCTGCCGCAGGCCCTCGAGGACCGCGGCGGCTGGACCTCGCGCGAGACGGCCGAGCGCTTCGTCGAGTACGCCCTCGCCGTGCACGACCGGCTCGGCGACCGGGTGTCGACGTGGACGACGCTCAACGAGCCGTGGTGCTCGGCCTTCCTCGGCTACACCGCCGGGGTGCACGCCCCGGGGCGCACGTCACCGGCCGACGGCCTGGCCGCCGCCCACCACCTGCTGCTCGGCCACGGCCTGGCGGTGCGGGCGCTGCGTGAGCGCGACCCGTCGCTGTCGCTCGGCCTGACGCTCAACTTCACCGTCGCCGACCCGGTCGACCCGACCGACCCGCGCGACCTCGACGCCGTGCGTCGCGTGGACGGGCAGATGAACCGGATCTTCGCCGAGCCCGTGCTGCTCGGGCGCTACCCGGCGGACGTGCTCGACGACGTCCGCGGGTTGGGACTCGAGCGCCACATCCTGGACGGCGACCTCGAGGTCATCTCGACACCCATCGACGTGCTCGGCGTCAACTACTACAACGGCGAGGCGGTCGGGCACACCGAGCCCGAGGTGCTCGTCGACGGGCAGGCCGACCCGGGGCGGCCGACCCGCTCACCGTTCCCGGCCGCGGAGGCGGCGTACCGGCATCCCCGCGGGTTGCCCGTGACGGCGATGGACTGGGAGATCCAGCCCGACGGCCTGACCCGGCTGCTCACCCGCCTGCACACCGACTACGTCGCCGACTACGCCCGGGGCTGCGGGCGGGGGCGGGCGGTGCGGATGTCGGTGACCGAGAACGGGGCCGCCTTCGACGACGAGGCCGACGCCACCGGCTTCGTCGACGACACCCGACGGGTGGCCTACCTGCGGGCGCACCTGGGGGCGGTGCTCGACGCCGTCGACGCGGGCGTGCCGGTGCACGGGTTCTTCTACTGGAGCCTGCTCGACAACTTCGAATGGGCCTGGGGCTACGCCAAGCGGTTCGGTATCGTCCGGGTGGACTACGAGACCCAGGTGCGCACGCCCAAGGCCAGTGCCCTCGACTACGCGCGCATCATCGCGACCAGACGCCTGCCGGCGGGAGACGAGCAGCCATGA